The genome window ATATTGTTTTTTGTTCTGCTTTTAATTCAATGTTATAATCTTTATATATAATTGGAGGTAAATCTAGAACTTCATTTTTTAATCTTCTTAAACTTGTAGCTTGAATTCTTTTTCTTAGTTCCTCTCCATTTCTTACACCAACAAATTTTTCAATTTTAATTTTTCTTCTACCTTGATTTACTTCTAAGATATCAATGTAACAAAAAGTATTTTTAAAAGCAGGAAAACTTGAACCGAATGTTAGGCCGTTATCCATAACGTAATATTGGGCAAATAAATCTATTGGTCTATTTGCAATAGGAGTACCTGTAGCAATTACACAGCGTTTTGCAGCGTTTCTAATAAATTTTGCACTAATAGTTGTTTGAGCAGAAAGATTTTTTATTCTTTGACTTTCATCAAAAATTATCATTCCTTCGCCTGCTTGAATCCAATCAGTTAAAGCATCTTTTTCAAGTCTAATTCCTTCATAGTGAATAATAAATATAGGATTATTACTTTGAATTAATTTAGTTCGTTGTGCTGGTGAACCTTCTATTACAGTATATGGTATACTTGTCGCTAATTTTATTTCATCTTGCCAGGTTTTAACAAGTGACTTAGGGGCAACTATTAGGCATCTATCAATAGATTTATTTTGTAACATCATAGCTACTGAAGAAGCAATTTGAAAACTTTTTCCACATCCCATCTCATCAAGTAATGCGCATGCTGGATTTTGTAAAAGAAATTCAATACCTGTAATTTGATGTGAATAAGGTTTTCTTTTAAATGGAAATGATGAAATTTGCTGTTTTATTTTTTGCAGAACTTCAATTTGTTCAGGTGAAATATTTTTAGATCCAGTTGAACCAATCATTGCTTCACTGCCAAGGCTTGTATTTACTTCGCTTGTTAAATCAAATTCTTCAAACCAGCTTTCTCTTAAAATAAGTTTACCTAATTTGCTTGGTGCAATGTTGGCATAGTATTTAGTTTTAGTGAATTCTAGAATAGCATTAAAAGCATTATCAGTTAATTTAAATCCTTTTCCAAGAATATCAAATAAATCATCAAAAGTACCGATAAAAAGTCTCCATACTCTATTGTCAGGATCCCATTGCCTTTCATTTCTATCAAGTCCTTTAATTCTATCAATAGTATTTTGGTTATAATTAAATGTTATTTGAAGATGGCCTTGCTCATCTAAATCAACAATGGTATTTGAATTAATATATTTTCCTTCTTCATTTAATTTTGCTAAATTTTTATGAATTCTATCTAATAATTTTTCCTGAAGAGGAGCTGCTAAATTAATTTTAACTTTTTTCAATGTTAAAGTTCCAACTATTTCCTGTTTTTCAAATTTTGGTTGTTCGATTAAAACTGGTTTAGTATCATCTTTTTTTTCATTCATGATACCGAAAGCTAGACGAATTGGTCCTTTAGGGGGTTTTGGACGATAGGTATTCTTGTTATTGCTTTTATATGTCATACTTTTATTCTCCAAAACAAATTTTATAACAGGCATCACAAAACCAAGCTATTTATATGCTTTTTTTAAAAAGGGTAAAACTCTTTTTTTGCGCATATGGACATTGTGAAAAGCTTTCTTTACATTACAAAATAGCACACGGTCATAAAAATTTGATGTGCTTTTTGTAAAAGGGCTTCTTGTCCCTTGGAGATTTAGTTATGGATAAAATTGTTTGTGTTGGCAAGAATTACTTGGAACATGCGAAAGAATTGGGTGATGCTGTCCCTGATAAACCCGTCATTTTTATAAAACCAAAAAGTATCTTAAGAGCTGCAATTGATCATGAAGAATTGTCTTTGATAATTCCACAATCTTCTAGCTCTCTTCATTTTGAGGCGGAGCTTGTTTTGCGTCTTGATAAAGGCGGTTATCAGTTAGATCTCAAAGAAGCTGAAAAAGCTATAGGAGCTGTTTCTATTGGTTTGGATATGACTCTTCGAGATTTGCAAGCAAAACAAAAAAAAGATGGACATCCTTGGACAACAAGTAAAGTTTTTCCTGATAGCGCTATCGTAGGGCCTTGGTTAAGAATATCAGAGTTTCCAAATTATTTAGAAGAAAAGTTTACCTTTTCATTAGAAGATAAAGTTAAACAAGAAGGATATGGTAAGAACATGCTTCTTTCACCTATTGAGTGTGTTTCTTATATCAGCAAATTTTTTCCTCTTGTTGCTGGTGATTTAATTTTTACTGGAACTCCTGCTGGTGTTGGCCCTGTTGTCTCTGGCCAAAGAGGCGTTTTAAGTTTTGGAGCCATAAGATATTCAGTTCTTTGGACCTAAGAACATTCTATAAGATAACCAATTAAAGTAATTAAAAATTTATATTTAATTTGACTAAAAATACATATTTTATTAAAATACAATTACGTTTTTTTATTTTTCTAATAATTAATTTGAATTTTCTTATTAAGGATGAAAGATGATAAAAAACTTTATTTATATCATTTTTTTTAGTCTCAGTAACTTACCAATAAGTTATAATCTGAATAATTCAGGATTTCTTTTGTTGGAAAATTCTATTAATGTTAATAAAATACATTCTTTTTTATTTGAGTACCAAAACTGCTTAAGTACAAATGTTTGTTATGAAATAGATTTTATAAAACATTCAATTGCGAATAAAAAAATTGATGAAGAATATGAACATGAAATGTTAATTTTAGAATTATTATAGAAAATAATTAAAATTCAATAGTTCTAACTCCTGAATTTTTATTCCAAGTGACTTCATTACTTTTCGCCAATTTTTGAACCCACCGTGATAAAACAAAAAATAAATCTGAAAGCCTGTTAATATAAGGAAGAATATTTGGATTAATTTCTTTTTCCATAGATAAGGCAACTGTAAGACGTTCTGCTCTTCTACAAACTGTTCTTGCTAGATGGAAATAAGAATTTAATTTAGTCCCACCGGGTAAAACAAATTCCTGCAGCGGTTCCAATATATTTTGACAAAAATCAATCATTTTTTCTAATTGAATTGTATCAGTTTCATTTAGTACAATCATATTTTTCCATCGAGAAGACAAAGGCGTTGCTAAATCAGCTCCTAAATTAAATAAATCATTTTGAATAGAGTAGATCCAAGAATCCAAAATAGTTTTTTCTTTTTTAGGCATTTCTTCTAAATTTTGTCGGCAAATTCCAAGTATGCTATTTAATTCATCAATAGTTCCATAACATTCAATTCTGAGATCATCTTTTGGAACTCGGTTCCCGTCAGCTAATCCTGTTGTGCCTTTATCACCAGTTTTTGTGTAAACTTTAACTATCCGCATAATAAATCCTAAGAATATAAGTTAAAAAATTATTATAACTTTTAATTTTCCAGGGATAAACTAAATTTCTATTTAACGATTTCTTAAATACGGTTGTCCTAAAGATTTTGGTGGTTTACTTTTTCCTACAAAACCAGCAACAATTATTACAGTTAATAAATAAGGAACTATTTGAACAAATTGAGGTGAGATAATAAAATTCCAAATTGGATTTAAAAATTCAATTTCAAAGTCTGGTTTTGGTATTTTTACTCCTTGGAGCATAATACCTAAAGCATCAAAAAAACCAAAAGCTAAACAAGCTAATGTAGCAGCTATAGGTCTCCATCCGCCTACAATTAAGGCAGCTAATGCCATATAACCTCTACCAGCGGTCATATTTCTTGTATAACTGCTAGAAAGACAGATAGATAAAGTAGCGCCTCCAAGACCTGCTAAAAATCCAGATAACAAAACTCCGCTCCATCTGGTGCGAATAACATCAATTCCTGATGTTTGAAGAGCATCTGGATGTTCTCCGGCAAATTTATGCCACAAACCATAAGGAGAAAATTTAAACCAAAGCCAAACCAAAGCAACTATTACCCAAACGGCAATAATGGGTTCGTATATAAATCTATTGTGCATAGAGATTTCTGGTGTTGATCCAGTATTTTGAAAAAGTATTTGTGATGCGAAAGGAACTGTTCCGGCAGCTAATATTGTTATAGCAGTTCCTGTAACAATTTGATTTGATTTAAAATTAATAACAAAAAGACCATAAATTGCAGACATGACAAGTCCGGCTAATCCGCCACATAAAAATCCTAAAAAAGGGGAGTGAGTTAATGCCGTAACAGCAGCAGCGGTAAAGGCTCCTGCTAACATTTTTCCTTCTAAAGCAATATTAATAATACCGCTTCGTTCGCTAAACAATCCACCAAGTGCTGCAAATATTAAAGGAGCTGACATCCGAATGGTCGCGCCACTAATTGAAGATAAGAGGTTAATCCATTCCATATCAATTTGCCTTTTTTGAAAATTTAATTTTTTCCCAAAGCCCATCAGCTGAAACAGCTAAAATGATTAATGCTTGAAGCACTAAAGCAAGGTCAGAAGTAACATTGTGGGTGAAAATTTCTAAATCACTAGCTCCTTTTTGAAGGGCACCAAATAATAATCCAGAAAATATAATTGCTAGTGGGTTTCCTTTAGCTAGAAAAGCAACTGCAATACCTGTAAAACCATAACCAGGAGAAAAATCAAGTTTAAAACATTCTGAACGACCTAATATTTCTCCAACACCTACAAGACCAGCCAAGGCTCCCGCAATAAACATAGTTTTCATTTGAGTTTTAGAGATACTTATACCGGCAGTAGAAGAAGCAGCTTCATTTTCACCAACGCTTCTTATTTCATAACCAAAGGGGGTTCTATACAAAAATATCCAAAGAAAAATTGCGACTAAAATTGATAAAAATATTGCTGAAGAAACAGGGGCGCCATCAAAAAAAGAATAAGATTCTAATACATAATTTTTTGAGATTGGTATTGTTTGGGGATTTTGTGAATTCACGTCTTTTAAAACATAAACTGTAATATAACTAGCAATACCAGCTGCAATAAAATTCAACATAATAGTTGTAATAACTTCATGAGCGCCACGTTTTGCTTTTAAGTATCCTGCAATTCCACCCCAGAAACCACCTAACAAAGCAGCGGCAAAACCTGCAAAAATTACTGCAAAAAAAGGTGAAATATTTGGAAACACTGCACCAACAGTTGCTGCAGCTAATGCTCCCATTGTTAATTG of Pigmentibacter sp. JX0631 contains these proteins:
- a CDS encoding DEAD/DEAH box helicase; this translates as MTYKSNNKNTYRPKPPKGPIRLAFGIMNEKKDDTKPVLIEQPKFEKQEIVGTLTLKKVKINLAAPLQEKLLDRIHKNLAKLNEEGKYINSNTIVDLDEQGHLQITFNYNQNTIDRIKGLDRNERQWDPDNRVWRLFIGTFDDLFDILGKGFKLTDNAFNAILEFTKTKYYANIAPSKLGKLILRESWFEEFDLTSEVNTSLGSEAMIGSTGSKNISPEQIEVLQKIKQQISSFPFKRKPYSHQITGIEFLLQNPACALLDEMGCGKSFQIASSVAMMLQNKSIDRCLIVAPKSLVKTWQDEIKLATSIPYTVIEGSPAQRTKLIQSNNPIFIIHYEGIRLEKDALTDWIQAGEGMIIFDESQRIKNLSAQTTISAKFIRNAAKRCVIATGTPIANRPIDLFAQYYVMDNGLTFGSSFPAFKNTFCYIDILEVNQGRRKIKIEKFVGVRNGEELRKRIQATSLRRLKNEVLDLPPIIYKDYNIELKAEQKTIYAKMRDSVRNEIENMSPEEYAMQANNIVVRLLRLSQIASNPMLIDPKYTGSNAKIDELNEMLSDIFSDDTKKIILWSHFVGNVDFLTETYKETWGAVAHTGEMSVHERGQSVEEFQNNPDCRLFIATPQSAKEGLTLLPKDGKMKADTMIYMDLNFDGGSYVQSQARFHRIGQNSEKCLVIHLIGQETVDEYIKKSLIDKIQTATQILDNTTNSQLNQIKNENFALNKEEILKIL
- a CDS encoding ABC transporter permease, which codes for MEWINLLSSISGATIRMSAPLIFAALGGLFSERSGIINIALEGKMLAGAFTAAAVTALTHSPFLGFLCGGLAGLVMSAIYGLFVINFKSNQIVTGTAITILAAGTVPFASQILFQNTGSTPEISMHNRFIYEPIIAVWVIVALVWLWFKFSPYGLWHKFAGEHPDALQTSGIDVIRTRWSGVLLSGFLAGLGGATLSICLSSSYTRNMTAGRGYMALAALIVGGWRPIAATLACLAFGFFDALGIMLQGVKIPKPDFEIEFLNPIWNFIISPQFVQIVPYLLTVIIVAGFVGKSKPPKSLGQPYLRNR
- a CDS encoding fumarylacetoacetate hydrolase family protein — protein: MDKIVCVGKNYLEHAKELGDAVPDKPVIFIKPKSILRAAIDHEELSLIIPQSSSSLHFEAELVLRLDKGGYQLDLKEAEKAIGAVSIGLDMTLRDLQAKQKKDGHPWTTSKVFPDSAIVGPWLRISEFPNYLEEKFTFSLEDKVKQEGYGKNMLLSPIECVSYISKFFPLVAGDLIFTGTPAGVGPVVSGQRGVLSFGAIRYSVLWT
- a CDS encoding ABC transporter permease, whose protein sequence is MNILRPIIATVIALIIGLLVTSIAGENPINVFYIFAKSGFGTAYDFGMTLTYSMPLILTGLSVAMAFKAKMFNIGAEGQLTMGALAAATVGAVFPNISPFFAVIFAGFAAALLGGFWGGIAGYLKAKRGAHEVITTIMLNFIAAGIASYITVYVLKDVNSQNPQTIPISKNYVLESYSFFDGAPVSSAIFLSILVAIFLWIFLYRTPFGYEIRSVGENEAASSTAGISISKTQMKTMFIAGALAGLVGVGEILGRSECFKLDFSPGYGFTGIAVAFLAKGNPLAIIFSGLLFGALQKGASDLEIFTHNVTSDLALVLQALIILAVSADGLWEKIKFSKKAN
- a CDS encoding cob(I)yrinic acid a,c-diamide adenosyltransferase; translated protein: MRIVKVYTKTGDKGTTGLADGNRVPKDDLRIECYGTIDELNSILGICRQNLEEMPKKEKTILDSWIYSIQNDLFNLGADLATPLSSRWKNMIVLNETDTIQLEKMIDFCQNILEPLQEFVLPGGTKLNSYFHLARTVCRRAERLTVALSMEKEINPNILPYINRLSDLFFVLSRWVQKLAKSNEVTWNKNSGVRTIEF